Below is a window of Myroides profundi DNA.
GTTCTACTAGTTTGGCAGCTATAAACCCTGTAATGGCTTTAGAGTTGGAACCTAAGTGGAAGTAGTCTTTTAGATTAGCGTTAGAGGGCGTGTTCTTTTCACCGAATTTGTGATGTCCAGAGATACCTTTTTGAACAGTCTGGTCTTTTGTTACAATGGCATAGGCCACTTCAGGAACGTTGTATAGGTTGCGTATACTATCTATTTTAGTGTGTAAGTCTTGACTGTATATCGTTTGACTATATGATAATATGATAGCTGAGGTTAGTATAAGTAGTTTTTTCATGTTTTAGTTTTATTATAAAAACTAAGGTAATGATATTCGGTTTATAAATAAGTTTTTCTCCTTTGAAAAGGTTCGATAGAGGGAAGGTAATTGGTGATAAATAACCGAAATAACAAATAATTTTTAAAAAAGTATGTTTTGTTGCTTTTGCTTTTTGTGACTTAACGAGTTAAATAGTATCTTTGGCGACTCAAAGTATTAAAATAATACCGATATGTTTGATAATTTAAGTGATAAATTAGATAAAGCCTTTCATATCCTTAAGGGACACGGCAAGATTACAGAAGTCAATGTAGCAGACACTCTAAAAGAGGTTCGTAGAGCTCTATTAGATGCCGACGTTAACTTTAAGATTGCTAAAGATTTTACTAATATAGTAAAAGAAAAAGCCTTAGGACAAGAGGTACTTACAACTTTACAACCAGGACAATTGATGATCAAAATCGTTAAGGACGAGTTGACTCAATTAATGGGAGGTGAGGCTGCAGGTATTAACTTATCTGGTAATCCTTCAGTTATTTTAATGTCAGGTTTGCAAGGGTCAGGGAAAACAACATTCTCTGGTAAACTAGCAAACTTCTTAAAGACAAAGAAAAATAAGAAACCTTTATTGGTAGCGTGTGACGTATATCGTCCTGCAGCTATTAATCAGTTACATGTAGTAGGTGATCAATTAGGTATAGAAGTATATTCAGAAGAAGGAAATAACAATCCTGTACTAATTGCAGAGAATGCTATTAAGCATGCGAAAGCAAATGGATTCAATGTAGTGATTGTCGATACAGCTGGTCGTCTAGCAGTAGATGAGGAGATGATGACGGAGATCGCTAATATTCACAAAGCAATTACACCACATGAGACGCTATTCGTAGTGGACTCTATGACAGGACAAGATGCCGTAAATACAGCGAAAGCTTTTAACGATAGATTAAACTTCGATGGGGTAATCCTTACTAAGTTAGATGGGGATACACGTGGAGGGGCTGCAATCTCAATTAAATCAGTAGTAAATAAACCGATTAAGTTTATCGGTACTGGTGAGAAGATGGAAGCGATAGATGTGTTCTATCCAGATCGTATGGCAGACCGTATCTTAGGGATGGGAGACGTTATCTCGTTAGTAGAGCGTGCACAGGCTCAATACGACGAAGAAGAGGCTCGTAAAATCCAGAAGAAAATCGCGAAGAATGAGTTCGGTTTTGACGATTTCTTAAATCAGATTCAGCAAGTGAAGAAGATGGGGAATATGAAAGACTTGATGGGGATGATACCTGGAGTTGGAAAAGCAATGAAAGATGTAGAGATAGAAGATGATGCGTTTAAACATATCGAGGCTATTATCTACTCAATGACACCTGCAGAACGTTCTAAACCATCTATTATAGATGTAAAACGTAAGAACCGTATCGCTAAAGGATCGGGTACAGATATACAACAAGTGAATCAATTGCTTAAGCAGTTCGATCAAATGAGCAAAATGATGAAGATGATGCAAGGGGCAAAAGGAAAGAATTTGATGAGAATGATGGGGCAAATGAAAGGCATGCAAAGATAATTAAAGAAGAAGGTTTAAGGTTCATTATGAGGTTTAAACCTTCTTTATTTACATACACACAACACACATTTTATTTTAATGCAACTACTAGACGGAAAAAAGGTATCGGAAGATATCAAGAATGAGATCGCTGTTGAGGTTCAACAGATGAAGGCTCGTGGAGAAAAAGTACCTCACTTAGCAGCAGTTATTGTTGGTACTAATGGAGCAAGTTTAACTTACGTAGGAAGTAAGGTTAAATCTTGTGAGAAAGTAGGTTTTGAATCTACATTAGTTTCTTTGCCAGAAGAAACTACAGAAGAAGAGCTTTTAGCTAAAGTAAAAGAATTGAATGCTGATCCTGCTATAGATGGATATATCGTTCAATTACCTCTTCCAAAACACATTGATGAGCAAAAAATCTTATTAGCTATCGATGCGGATAAAGACGTAGATGGGTTCCACCCAACGAACTTCGGTCGTATGGCTCTAGAGATGGAAACATTCTTGCCAGCTACTCCTTATGGAATCATGGAATTATTAGAGCGTTATAAAGTAGAGACAGCAGGTAAAAACGTAGTAGTTATTGGTCGTTCTCACATTGTAGGTCGTCCTATGAGTATCTTATTAAGCCGTAAAGGTTATCCTGGGGATGCTACTGTGACACTTACACATAG
It encodes the following:
- the ffh gene encoding signal recognition particle protein, translating into MFDNLSDKLDKAFHILKGHGKITEVNVADTLKEVRRALLDADVNFKIAKDFTNIVKEKALGQEVLTTLQPGQLMIKIVKDELTQLMGGEAAGINLSGNPSVILMSGLQGSGKTTFSGKLANFLKTKKNKKPLLVACDVYRPAAINQLHVVGDQLGIEVYSEEGNNNPVLIAENAIKHAKANGFNVVIVDTAGRLAVDEEMMTEIANIHKAITPHETLFVVDSMTGQDAVNTAKAFNDRLNFDGVILTKLDGDTRGGAAISIKSVVNKPIKFIGTGEKMEAIDVFYPDRMADRILGMGDVISLVERAQAQYDEEEARKIQKKIAKNEFGFDDFLNQIQQVKKMGNMKDLMGMIPGVGKAMKDVEIEDDAFKHIEAIIYSMTPAERSKPSIIDVKRKNRIAKGSGTDIQQVNQLLKQFDQMSKMMKMMQGAKGKNLMRMMGQMKGMQR
- a CDS encoding bifunctional 5,10-methylenetetrahydrofolate dehydrogenase/5,10-methenyltetrahydrofolate cyclohydrolase → MQLLDGKKVSEDIKNEIAVEVQQMKARGEKVPHLAAVIVGTNGASLTYVGSKVKSCEKVGFESTLVSLPEETTEEELLAKVKELNADPAIDGYIVQLPLPKHIDEQKILLAIDADKDVDGFHPTNFGRMALEMETFLPATPYGIMELLERYKVETAGKNVVVIGRSHIVGRPMSILLSRKGYPGDATVTLTHSRTKNIAEITREADIIISALGVPYFLKGDMVKDGVTVVDVGITRVPDETNPRGYVIAGDVDFDEVSKKAAFITPVPGGVGPMTIAMLLKNTLLARSRRAKKGE